In Capsicum annuum cultivar UCD-10X-F1 chromosome 7, UCD10Xv1.1, whole genome shotgun sequence, one genomic interval encodes:
- the LOC107878846 gene encoding BTB/POZ domain-containing protein At1g55760 produces the protein MSDSAYRVDTTSRLAQWRIDNLASCTYRKSDPFKIGKWNWHLAVEKNRTLSIKLYPEISNFTRENPPIASFIIRLVSSLGDRKTLIHPEVIDKQLKSNDDFVWPIEVPLTGKFIIDVEFLDLKTAVPNSGELCSIWAGGLTEKQSNATALSSLGRMLSESIHTDIIINASDGSIGAHRAVLAARSPVFRSMFSHDLKEKELSAINISDMSIEACQCFLNYIYGNIQNEEFLTHRLALLRAADKYDLSDLKEACHESLVEDIDAKNVLERLQTASLYQLPKLKACCMRYLVKFGKIFDIRDDFNAFLQYADREIISEIFHEVLGAWKGF, from the exons ATGAGTGATTCTGCTTATCGTGTTGATACTACTTCACGTCTTGCTCAATGGCGTATAGACAACTTGGCTTCTTGTACTTATCGTAAATCTGATCCTTTCAAGATCGGCAAATGGAACTG GCACTTGGCTGTGGAGAAGAACAGGACATTGTCCATTAAATTATACCCAGAGATATCGAATTTCACAAGGGAAAATCCTCCAATTGCATCTTTTATAATTAGATTAGTCTCATCGTTGGGAGATCGCAAGACTTTGATTCACCCTG AAGTTATAGACAAGCAACTCAAGAGTAACGACGATTTTGTTTGGCCAATTGAAGTCCCTTTAACTGGGAAGTTCATCATTGACGTTGAGTTTCTTGATCTGAAGACTGCTGTGCCTAAT AGTGGGGAGCTGTGCTCAATCTGGGCTGGAGGATTAACCGAGAAGCAATCGAATGCAACTGCTCTGTCATCACTTGGCCGGATGTTGTCTGAGAGCATTCACACCGACATCATAATCAATGCTTCTGACGGAAGCATTGGGGCACATCGTGCAGTTCTTGCTGCAAGGTCACCTGTCTTCCGAAGCATGTTTTCCCATGACCTCAAAGAGAAAGAACTGTCCGCCATAAACATCTCCGATATGTCAATAGAAGCTTGCCAGTGTTTTCTCAATTACATTTACGGGAACATacaaaatgaagaatttttaaCCCATCGACTAGCATTACTTCGGGCAGCTGATAAGTACGACCTCTCAGATTTGAAGGAGGCATGTCATGAAAGTCTAGTGGAAGACATTGACGCCAAGAATGTTCTCGAGAGGCTCCAAACTGCATCCCTTTATCAACTGCCGAAACTCAAGGCCTGCTGTATGAGGTATCTCGTGAAGTTTGGTAAAATATTCGATATAAGAGATGATTTCAACGCATTTCTGCAATATGCAGACAGAGAAATCATCAGTGAAATCTTCCATGAAGTTCTCGGCGCTTGGAAAGGATTCTGA